From a single Nicotiana tomentosiformis chromosome 2, ASM39032v3, whole genome shotgun sequence genomic region:
- the LOC104087595 gene encoding protein trichome birefringence-like 34 encodes MASAEKVVHKSWIVQYNLHSILGILLLVFLFMSFYLIGDSNNAVNILANKRIRKNSFSKCDLFSGSWVFDNVSYPLYKEQQCSFMTDDFACHKFGRKDSKFQHWRWQPYDCDLPRFNAKALLEKLKGKRVLFVGDSLNKNQWVSMVCLIESSGIPSLKPPIWKGNLITFEVKEYNATIDFYWSPLLVESNCDDPVKHRVRDRIIRIEAIEKHARHWIDADILIFDSFTWWLESQMTLLWGSFESSDAIYKKVGMNLRRYEMALRTWSDWLEFQIDRKRTRLFFMSLSPPHRNATDWGMGNDQNCYNETEPISRKQYWGSENDVKMMEIAEKAVNGLQKRGVDIQYLNITQLSDYRKDAHPSIYKRNWVALTKEQLLNPRSYADCVHWCLPGVPDVWNQILYANIVDSTKEKNRDFSV; translated from the exons ATGGCAAGTGCAGAAAAAGTAGTACATAAATCATGGATTGTCCAATATAATTTGCATTCTATTTTAGGAATCCTCCTCTTGGtctttctttttatgtcttttTATCTTATAGGGGATAGTAATAATGCTGTTAATATCCTAGCAAATAAGCGTATAAGAAAAAACTCATTTTCAAAATGCGATTTGTTTTCTGGAAGTTGGGTTTTTGATAATGTCTCATATCCTCTGTACAAAGAACAGCAATGTTCTTTTATGACTGATGATTTTGCTTGTCATAAGTTTGGAAGAAAAGACTCAAAATTTCAACATTGGAGATGGCAACCTTATGATTGTGATCTTCCAAG GTTTAATGCCAAAGCATTGTTGGAGAAGCTAAAAGGGAAGAGGGTGTTATTTGTTGGGGATTCATTGAATAAGAACCAATGGGTTTCTATGGTATGCTTAATTGAATCCTCAGGAATTCCATCTCTTAAACCACCTATTTGGAAAGGCAACTTGATCACCTTTGAGGTCAAG GAATACAATGCAACAATTGATTTCTACTGGTCGCCATTGCTAGTGGAATCAAATTGCGATGATCCAGTGAAGCACCGTGTAAGGGACAGAATTATCAGAATTGAGGCAATTGAAAAGCATGCTAGGCATTGGATTGATGCTGATATTCTCATCTTTGATTCCTTCACCTGGTGGCTAGAATCCCAAATGACACTCCT GTGGGGATCTTTTGAAAGCTCTGATGCAATCTACAAGAAGGTTGGAATGAACCTGCGCCGCTACGAGATGGCCTTAAGAACATGGTCAGATTGGTTGGAGTTTCAAATTGACAGAAAAAGGACAAGATTGTTTTTCATGAGCCTCTCTCCTCCTCACAGAAA TGCTACAGATTGGGGCATGGGAAATGATCAAAATTGCTATAATGAAACAGAACCAATATCAAGAAAACAGTATTGGGGAAGTGAAAATGATGTAAAGATGATGGAAATAGCAGAGAAAGCTGTAAATGGGCTGCAGAAAAGGGGTGTAGATATACAATATCTTAACATAACACAGCTATCAGATTATAGAAAAGATGCACATCCATCAATTTACAAGAGGAATTGGGTTGCTCTAACAAAAGAACAATTGTTAAATCCAAGGAGTTATGCAGATTGTGTACATTGGTGTCTTCCTGGTGTGCCTGATGTTTGGAATCAGATTCTTTACGCCAATATCGTGGACTCCACAAAAGAAAAGAATAGAGATTTTTCTGTGTGA